Within the Ensifer canadensis genome, the region CTGATTAGTCTTTCAGGTTTTCGGGGTTGAGCGGCGTCTTCAGCCAGGCCTCGGAGCTGGCATTCAGCTTGCCATCGGCAAGCATCTTGGCAACCGCGTCGTTGACGGCCGTCTTCAGGGCTTCCTCGTTCTTGTTGAGGCCGATATGCGACGGCGAGGTCAGGAGCTGGAACTTCTGTTCCGGCTTCAGCGCCTCCTGGCGGGCCAGCACCTGCGCACCGACGTCGTTGCCGACGACCATCAGCTGGGTCTGGCCGGAGATGAACGCCTGGATCACGGCATTGTAGTTGTCGAAGCGCTGGATCGCGGCGGTCGACGGCGCTGCCTCGGTCAGCGACGTATCTTCCAGCGTGCCGCGGTTGACGGCGATCGTCTTGTCCGCAAGGTCGTCCTTGCCGGCAACCTTGAGCTCAGCCGGACCGATGACCGCGATGTAGTAAGGTGCGTAGGCCGCGGCGAAGTCGATCACCTCGGCACGTTCCTTGGAGAAGCCGACGCTCATCAGGATGTCGACGCGCTTGTCGTTGAGATAGGGAATGCGGTTCTGGCCGGTGACGCTGACCAGGTTGAGCTTGACGCCGAGGCCGTCGGCGATCTGCTGGGCGACATCGACGTCATAACCCTTGATGCTCATGTCGGCACTGGCCGAGGAGAAGGGCGGGAAGTCCGAGAAGATGCCGACATTGATCTGGCCGGCCGACTTGATGTCGGCGAGCGCGTCGGCACGTGCGATACCGGTTGCCGCGCCCAGCATCAGAGCGGCGGCGAATGCTGCTTTCATCGTCTTGTGAAGTGTCATTGTCGTTCCCCTGTCCGGAAGCATTGTTGGTTGTGGCATTTGCTGGTCGGCCGCCGCTTCCAGTCCGGCAGCCGACAATCTTTCTTTCAGGCGTCAGGCGGACTTGCCGGTAACGGCCGGGCTGAACACCATGAGGCTGAGGATCTCGAACAGAACCTGGGCGCCGGCATGCGCCGTGTTGGTCGTCGCGTCATATTGCGGCGCGACCTCGACGACGTCGCCGCCGACAAGGTTGATGCCCTTGAGGCCGCGGATCAGTTCCAGCACTTCGCGGGTGGTGAGACCACCGATTTCAGGCGTGCCGGTGCCCGGTGCAAAGCTCGGATCAACGCTGTCGATGTCGAAGGAGAGATAGGTCGGGCCGTCGCCAACGATCTTCTTGGCCTTCTCGATGATCGCGGGAATGCCGAGACCGGTGACTTCCTCCGCATGGATGACGGTCATGCCGGACTCGTAGGAGAACTCCCAGAGATATTCGGCCGAGCCGCGGATGCCGATCTGCACGACACGGGTCGGATCGAGCACACCGTCGAGCACCGCGTTGCGGAACGGGCCGCCATGGTGGAACTTGGTGAGGTCGTAGGCGCCGCCGGTGTCGCAATGGGCATCGATGTGGATCATGCCGACCGGCTTCTTCTTGCCGACGGCTTTCAGGATCGGATGGGTGATCGAATGGTCGCCGCCAACAGACAGCGGAATGACGCCGGCATCGACGATCTGGTTGATGCGCTTTTCGATATCGTCGTGGCTAAGCTCCAGCCGGTAGCGGCTCTGGAACGGCACGTCGCCGATGTCGGCGACACGCAGTTCGTGAACCGGCGCGCAACCGAGCACATGGTTGTAAGGGCCGATGCGCTCGATCGAACGCAGCGCCCGCGGTCCGAAGCGCGAACCAGGACGGTTGGTGACGCCAAGATCCATGGGGATGCCGACGATCGCGACCTGCAGATTGCCGAAATCGGGCTCGTCCGCATCAACAGCCATGTGCGGCGCCGTCAGGAAAGTCGGGATGCCGGAATAGGGCGCAAGGCGCGTGCCGCTCTTGGTGAAGATCTTGTCGGCGACGCGGCGGAAGGTCGGGTCGAACAGCTCGCCGCCATGGCTTTCACCGTATTTCGCCTTGAGTTCGCCAAGCTTCTTTTCGTCCCAGGCCATCCGCTCAAACCTCCGTCATGTCAGCCGGGGAATGCGCACAAAGGCGCCACAGATCAGCATCTGCGGATGGGGCCGGTTCTCTCCGGCTCAATCAAGTTCCCCAGGCTTTTTGCCCTGTTGAGTTCCATTAGGTGACAAATCCTCTGGAAAATCAATTGACATTGTTATAGCGTTTCGTGTGAGAAAAATTCACATGACAACAGCCCGCCGGAACCAAGCTTTTTGTCCAGCCGCCTGCCGCCCCTGAACCCCTTGCGCGCCTTCGAGGCGACGGCGCGCCGTGGCTCCGTGTCGGCTGCCGCGCGCGAACTGAACGTGACGCACGGCGCCATCAGCCACCAGATCCGCGCGCTCGAACTCTCGATCAACGCCACGCTATTCGTGCGCGGCGGAAAGCGGCTGAAGCTGACGCCGCAGGGCGCGCTGCTACTTCCGGCGGTTACCCACGCCTTTGCCGAAATCGCCGCCGCAACAGCCGCCATGACGCGCCCGACCACCAGCGGCGAGTTGCGCATCACCTGCGTCCCCGCCCTGCTCTCCTTCTGGCTGATCCCGCGCCTGCACCTCTTCACCGAGCAGTTTCCCGATGTGCGGCTGACGCTGATCGCCTCCAATGATGCCGCCTATCTCGATGCGTCCGATGTCGACGTCTGCCTGATCTATGGCGACGGCAACTGGCCGGGCTGCTGGTCGAAGCTCTGGAGCCGGCTGGAACTGTTCCCGGTCGTCAGCCCGACATTGCTGAATATGCGGCCGTTGCGCTCCGTGCGCGACCTGCGCGACCATGTGATGCTGCATGGCGACGACGGGCGCGAATGGAACACGTGGCTGGCAGCGGCCGATGCCAGCGACCTGCAGCGCGGTCGCCAACATTTCATGAGCGATGCGCGGCTTTCGACCGAAGCGGCGCTGCACAATCAGGGTGTCGCGCTTGGCGACACCATCACCGCCGGCAGCCTGATCGCGCGCGGCGAGTTGATCGCTCCCTTCGACCTGACGGTTCCGGCCAACGACGCCTTTTACGTCGCCTGCCGCAATGAAGTGCTGGCCGCCCCGATCGTGCGTATCTTCATCGACTGGATGTTCTCGGCGCTGGAAAACGACCCGATGCCGGAACTGCAGACCTCCGCGCGCACGATTATTCGCAGCCGAGCCTCGAAATCCGAGCCGACAGACCGTAAATCGGTGAAGGACGGTTTTCAGCCGGTTTCAGCTCCGGCCCGCGGCCGGCGCACGGAACGCCCACAGAAACGCAAGAACAAAGCCTGAGCCATAGGAACACCTGCCATGCCGCATTTCAATCCGCTCGTCGAAAAGCTCTCGTCGCCGCCCGTGCCGTCGGTGCTCGCCTGGGCGAAAAGCTATGATGGCTCCCGCGGGCCGCTGATCGACCTCTCGCAGGCGGTGCCCGGCTATCCGGCGCACCCGGACATGCTGGCATGGCTGGGCGAAGCCGCGGCGTCGACTGCCTATACCGGCTATGGCGCGATCGAGGGTGAAGCGGCGCTGCGCGAGGCCTATGCCGCGCATGTGGCAGGCCTTTATCGCGCCGCGATCACGGCCGACAACATCCACATCACCTCTGGTTGCAACCAGGCATTCATCTGCACCGCGATGGCGATCGCCTCAGCCGGTGATACGATCCTGATGACCAACCCCTATTACTTCAACCAGGAAACGACGCTCGCCATGCTCGGCATCAATGTCGAGCTGGTGCCCTGCGACGCCGGCGCCGGCTTCCTGCCGGAGATCGACGCAATCACTGCTGCGCTGCGGCCGGGTATCCGGGCGCTCGCGCTGGTATCGCCGAACAATCCGACCGGCGCGATCTATCCGCCCGAGCTTCTGTCGCGCATCTACGAAGTTTGCCGCGCCAACGGCACCTGGCTGATCCTCGACGAAACCTATCGCGACTTCCTGCCCGATGCCGGCGCTGCACCGCACGGCCTGCTGCAGACGGAGGGATGGCAGGACAGCTTCATCGGCCTCTACAGCTTCTCCAAATCCTTCTGCATTCCGGGCCATCGCCTCGGCGCAATCACCGCCGGGCCGGCGCTGGTCGAGCAGGTCACCAAGATCATGGACAACCTGCAGATCTGCGCGCCCCGTTCGGCGCAGGCCGCGGTCGCCAAGGCTATTCCAGCACTTGCCGATTGGCGTCTCGGCAATCGCGCCGAGATCGCTGCGCGTACAGACGCGCTGCGCGATGTCATGGGCCGGCTGCCGCAATGGAAGCTGCAGGCGATCGGCGCCTACTTCGCCTATATCCGGCATCCCTTCGCGGACATCGATTCGCAGTTCGTGGCCGAGAAGCTGGCGAAACTCGCCGGTGTCATCTGCCTGCCGGGCGACTACTTCGGCGAAGGCCAGGAAAACTACCTGCGCTTTGCCTTTGCCAATGCCGACGCGGGCACGATCCGCCAACTGGAAGAGCGGCTCGCCGGCTTCAACCTTCCCGGCCTGTAACAGGGCAAGAGCGTATCCGGTTTCGACGCAGCCGCGGAAACGCTCTTGCTCCATGTTTTTACACATTTCCTGACGGAAGACCGCGTTCGCACCTTTCCTGGAAATGCTCTAACCGCGGCGGGCGATCAGGATGCCGACAAGCACGATCGCCCCGCCGATTGCCTGCATCAGCCCGACCGGCTCGGAGAGCAGTATCCAGGCGAGGATCGCCGCGACCACCGGCTGCAGCAAAAGCGTCAGCGACGAAAACGCCGGCGGCAGATAGGCGAGCGCATAGGTGATCGCCACCTGCCCGCCCGCATGGCTGACGAAGGCGAGGCCGAACAGCATCGACCAGCCGAAGAGCGTCGGCGGCAATAGCGTGGGCTCGGACAGAAGCACGATCGGCAGCATGCAGATGGCGGCGGATGCCGTGCTCCAAACCATGATCCGGATGGTGCTGAACAGGCTGCGCAGCCGCCCGATTGCCAGGATGTAACCGGCATAGAACATCGCAGCGATGACGGCGACGCCGTCGCCCAGCAGATTGCCGTCGGCAAGCGCCATCGGGCCGCCCTTGAGGATGATCACGCCGGCGACCGCCGTCGCAAGTCCGATGGCAAACACGGTGCTGATGCGGGCGCGAAAAAGCAGCCAGCTCGCAAGCGTCACGAAAACGGGGGCAAGGTTGGCCAGCAGGGTGGCATTGGCGACCGACGTCTTGGTCAGCGCATAGTGCCAGGCGGCAAGGTCGATTGCGAGGAAGACACCCGGCAGCACCAGCAGCGCATACTCCGACAGCCGCTCGGGCCGCCGGTCGGACGCCGGCGCCCCACGAAACCAGGACCAGGCGAGAAGCGGGATCAGCGCCAGCGCCACGCGCCAGAAGGCCGTCGCCATCGGTCCGACCTCGGACAGGCGCACGAAGATCGGCGAGCCGCCGATCGCAGCCCCGCCGATCAGCAGGGCAGCCATGGCAAGGCGATTATGAGAAGAGGCGGCGGCGGGTGCTGAGGTCACGTCAATGTCCGGCTCTCTGCTGGCGGGCGATCATGGCGCCCCTGAGAAGGCAGCTAGCAGAAGTGCGGCATCGGCAACAGTCGCAATAAATCGCCCGCAGCAACAAAGACGGCCGCCATGCGCAAACACGGCGACCGTCCAATGGTTCTATCGCGCCTCGTCGGCGCAATGCTTGGTGTCGTCAGGCCGCGTCCGGAATATGCACGGTCTTGACCTCAAGGAAATCCTCGAGCCCGAACATGCCGCCTTCGCGTCCATTGCCGGACTGCTTGTAGCCGCCGAAGGGGCTGCCATAACGATGGGGGCCGCCGTTGATGTGGACCATGCCGGCGCGCAGGCGTGACGCCACCCGCTCCGCCCGCTTGGGATCGCCGGTCTGCACATAGGCGGCCAGCCCGTAATTGGTGTCGTTGGCGATCGCGATCGCTTCCTCCTCGGTATCGAAGGGGATGATCGCCAGCACCGGCCCGAACACCTCCTCGCGAGCAATGCGCATGGTGTTGTTGACGTCGGCAAAGATGGTCGGCTTGACGAAGTAGCCGGTCTCGAAGCCCTCGGGCTTGCCGGCACCGCCGACGACAAGACGCGCGCCCTCGGCGATACCCGCTTCGATCAGCGCCTGCACGCGGCCGAACTGGACGTCGCTCACCAACGGGCCGATGTGGCCGCCTTCCTTGGTCGGATCGCCGACCTCGGCTCCACGACCGACGCGGCCGGCGATCTCGACGACCTTGTCGTAGACGCTACGCTCGACCAGCATGCGCGTCGGCGCATCGCAGGACTGGCCGGAATTGTTGAAGCATTCGAGCACGCTTCCGCTCACTCGGTCTTCGAGATCGGCATCGGCAAAGACGATGTTCGGTGACTTGCCGCCGAGTTCGAGCGTCACGCGCTTGACCGTTTCGGCCGCATCCTTGCTGACGGCGATGCCGGCGCGGGTCGAACCGGTAAACGACATCATGTCGATGTCCCGATGCTTCGACAGTGCGGCACCGGCATTGATGCCATCGCCATTGACGAGGTTGAAGACGCCCGCTGGAAAACCGGCCTCATCGATCATTTCGGCATAGAGCATGGCGTTGAGCGGCGTGAATTCGCTCGGCTTCAGCACGCAGGTCGAGCCGGTCGCAAGTGCGGGAACGACCTTGAGCGCGATCTGGTTGATCGGCCAGTTCCAGGGCGTGATCAGGCCGCAGATGCCGATCGGCTCGCGCAGGATCACGTCGCCGTTCGCCAGCGTATCGCGCGTCTTCAGCCGCTTCAGCGCATCGATGAACCCCTGCAGATGGCCGACGCCGACATCCGCCTGCTGCTCGCGCGTCATTGTCGTCGGAGCGCCGAGCTCCATGGTGATGGTGGCCACCATCTCGTCATAGCGGCGCTTGTAGATCGACAACAGCTTTTCGAGCAGCGCCAGCCGCTCGTCGACGCTTGTACGGCTATAGGTGGCGAAGGCCTTCTTCGCAGCGGCAACGGCGCGATCGATATCGGCGGCCGAACCCATCGAAATCACCGCGATCGGCTTCTCGGTCGCCGGGTTCAGCACCTCCAGATC harbors:
- a CDS encoding transporter substrate-binding domain-containing protein, which encodes MTLHKTMKAAFAAALMLGAATGIARADALADIKSAGQINVGIFSDFPPFSSASADMSIKGYDVDVAQQIADGLGVKLNLVSVTGQNRIPYLNDKRVDILMSVGFSKERAEVIDFAAAYAPYYIAVIGPAELKVAGKDDLADKTIAVNRGTLEDTSLTEAAPSTAAIQRFDNYNAVIQAFISGQTQLMVVGNDVGAQVLARQEALKPEQKFQLLTSPSHIGLNKNEEALKTAVNDAVAKMLADGKLNASSEAWLKTPLNPENLKD
- the speB gene encoding agmatinase translates to MAWDEKKLGELKAKYGESHGGELFDPTFRRVADKIFTKSGTRLAPYSGIPTFLTAPHMAVDADEPDFGNLQVAIVGIPMDLGVTNRPGSRFGPRALRSIERIGPYNHVLGCAPVHELRVADIGDVPFQSRYRLELSHDDIEKRINQIVDAGVIPLSVGGDHSITHPILKAVGKKKPVGMIHIDAHCDTGGAYDLTKFHHGGPFRNAVLDGVLDPTRVVQIGIRGSAEYLWEFSYESGMTVIHAEEVTGLGIPAIIEKAKKIVGDGPTYLSFDIDSVDPSFAPGTGTPEIGGLTTREVLELIRGLKGINLVGGDVVEVAPQYDATTNTAHAGAQVLFEILSLMVFSPAVTGKSA
- a CDS encoding LysR substrate-binding domain-containing protein, producing MSSRLPPLNPLRAFEATARRGSVSAAARELNVTHGAISHQIRALELSINATLFVRGGKRLKLTPQGALLLPAVTHAFAEIAAATAAMTRPTTSGELRITCVPALLSFWLIPRLHLFTEQFPDVRLTLIASNDAAYLDASDVDVCLIYGDGNWPGCWSKLWSRLELFPVVSPTLLNMRPLRSVRDLRDHVMLHGDDGREWNTWLAAADASDLQRGRQHFMSDARLSTEAALHNQGVALGDTITAGSLIARGELIAPFDLTVPANDAFYVACRNEVLAAPIVRIFIDWMFSALENDPMPELQTSARTIIRSRASKSEPTDRKSVKDGFQPVSAPARGRRTERPQKRKNKA
- a CDS encoding aminotransferase, which translates into the protein MPHFNPLVEKLSSPPVPSVLAWAKSYDGSRGPLIDLSQAVPGYPAHPDMLAWLGEAAASTAYTGYGAIEGEAALREAYAAHVAGLYRAAITADNIHITSGCNQAFICTAMAIASAGDTILMTNPYYFNQETTLAMLGINVELVPCDAGAGFLPEIDAITAALRPGIRALALVSPNNPTGAIYPPELLSRIYEVCRANGTWLILDETYRDFLPDAGAAPHGLLQTEGWQDSFIGLYSFSKSFCIPGHRLGAITAGPALVEQVTKIMDNLQICAPRSAQAAVAKAIPALADWRLGNRAEIAARTDALRDVMGRLPQWKLQAIGAYFAYIRHPFADIDSQFVAEKLAKLAGVICLPGDYFGEGQENYLRFAFANADAGTIRQLEERLAGFNLPGL
- a CDS encoding DMT family transporter encodes the protein MAALLIGGAAIGGSPIFVRLSEVGPMATAFWRVALALIPLLAWSWFRGAPASDRRPERLSEYALLVLPGVFLAIDLAAWHYALTKTSVANATLLANLAPVFVTLASWLLFRARISTVFAIGLATAVAGVIILKGGPMALADGNLLGDGVAVIAAMFYAGYILAIGRLRSLFSTIRIMVWSTASAAICMLPIVLLSEPTLLPPTLFGWSMLFGLAFVSHAGGQVAITYALAYLPPAFSSLTLLLQPVVAAILAWILLSEPVGLMQAIGGAIVLVGILIARRG
- a CDS encoding aldehyde dehydrogenase family protein, which gives rise to MLDKRKFYIDGQWVDPITPNDLEVLNPATEKPIAVISMGSAADIDRAVAAAKKAFATYSRTSVDERLALLEKLLSIYKRRYDEMVATITMELGAPTTMTREQQADVGVGHLQGFIDALKRLKTRDTLANGDVILREPIGICGLITPWNWPINQIALKVVPALATGSTCVLKPSEFTPLNAMLYAEMIDEAGFPAGVFNLVNGDGINAGAALSKHRDIDMMSFTGSTRAGIAVSKDAAETVKRVTLELGGKSPNIVFADADLEDRVSGSVLECFNNSGQSCDAPTRMLVERSVYDKVVEIAGRVGRGAEVGDPTKEGGHIGPLVSDVQFGRVQALIEAGIAEGARLVVGGAGKPEGFETGYFVKPTIFADVNNTMRIAREEVFGPVLAIIPFDTEEEAIAIANDTNYGLAAYVQTGDPKRAERVASRLRAGMVHINGGPHRYGSPFGGYKQSGNGREGGMFGLEDFLEVKTVHIPDAA